CCTTACTGTCGGAGAGAATAAGCATATTACTTGTCTTGCACTTTTTTCTTCCCTGGTAACCAACTGCTTCACCGCCACGTTTGGCAGGTGTATGCGTTCCGTCTAGTTGAACAGATGACATATCTAGTGATGATTTATGTTTTTCTAGTAGTACTTGCCATAGCTTATCCCAACTACCATCTTTACACCATTTACGGTAATGGGCATAAAYGCTATTCCAACTGTACTTAACTCTGA
This Marinifilum sp. JC120 DNA region includes the following protein-coding sequences:
- a CDS encoding transposase, which produces MIKKNISPYLAFGNSWDNTKVKLHQVVKAIIYRLKTGCQWREIPIKQFFRVKYSWNSXYAHYRKWCKDGSWDKLWQVLLEKHKSSLDMSSVQLDGTHTPAKRGGEAVGYQGRKKCKTSNMLILSDSK